The following proteins are encoded in a genomic region of Blastococcus colisei:
- the fliE gene encoding flagellar hook-basal body complex protein FliE, producing MTSPIGGIVPVGLGAIGGVTEPGVQAGADADGFASVLASTFDRLQGTQNAADVLGAKAATGDLKDVHDYIIARTEASLATEMVVTFKNKAVEAFNEIMRMPV from the coding sequence ATGACGTCCCCCATCGGCGGGATCGTCCCCGTCGGCCTCGGCGCGATCGGCGGCGTCACCGAACCCGGTGTCCAGGCCGGCGCGGACGCCGACGGCTTCGCCTCGGTCCTGGCATCGACGTTCGACAGGCTGCAGGGCACCCAGAACGCCGCGGACGTCCTCGGCGCGAAGGCCGCCACCGGAGACCTGAAGGACGTGCACGACTACATCATCGCCAGGACCGAGGCGTCCCTGGCCACCGAGATGGTCGTGACCTTCAAGAACAAGGCCGTTGAGGCCTTCAACGAGATCATGAGGATGCCTGTCTGA